A single genomic interval of Celeribacter indicus harbors:
- a CDS encoding heavy metal translocating P-type ATPase: MNVHEIASNPTPRHATVSLPVIGMTCASCVGRVEKALNRVEGVGKATVNLATERADVTLVQPVDRARLVRAIEDAGYEVPGRAITLAIDGMTCASCVARVEKALLAVPGVVSATVNLATERASLSTSGTVADRDLVAAVASAGYEARTVSGNDDDETQASRKQAEQAALGRDVAIAAILTLPVFVLEMGSHLIPAVHELVMTTIGMRESWYLQFVLTTVVLFWPGLRFYRIGLPALIRGAPDMNSLVAVGTLAAWTYSVVATFAPQILPAGTVNVYFEAAAVIVTLILLGRYLEARAKGRTSEAIKRLVGLQPKTARVRRDDKVVEVALGDVVTGDLVDVRPGERIAVDGEVVEGVSFVDEAMITGEPVPVEKQAGATVVGGTVNQTGALTFRATAVGADTMLAQIIRMVEEAQGSKLPIQALVDRVTLWFVPAVMAAAALTFLVWAIFGPEPATTFALVNAVAVLIIACPCAMGLATPTSIMVGTGRGAEMGVLFRKGEALQSLKDARVVALDKTGTLTEGKPTLTDLETTGGHARNDVLALVASVEVKSEHPIARAIVEAAEADGLKLSDLSRFDSVTGYGVSADVGGRRVEIGADRFMEKLGLDVGEFATIAARLADEGKSPLYAAVDGELAAIIAVADPIKPSTPEAIRALHDLGLKVAMITGDNRRTAQAIARQLGIDEVVAEVLPDGKVEAVRALKHQHGGLAYVGDGINDAPALAEADVGIAIGTGTDIAIEAADVVLMSGSLKGVPNAIALSKATIRNIRQNLFWAFAYNTALIPVAAGALYPAFGWLLSPVLAAGAMAMSSVFVLGNALRLKRFRAPMADVGR, translated from the coding sequence CACCGAGCGTGCCGATGTAACCTTGGTCCAGCCTGTCGATCGGGCCAGGCTGGTCCGGGCGATCGAAGACGCAGGCTACGAGGTTCCAGGTCGCGCGATCACGCTCGCCATCGATGGCATGACCTGCGCGTCCTGCGTGGCGCGCGTGGAAAAGGCGCTGCTCGCAGTTCCGGGCGTCGTATCCGCCACCGTGAACCTTGCGACCGAACGTGCTTCGCTTTCGACGTCCGGCACTGTCGCGGATCGCGATCTTGTCGCTGCAGTCGCCTCTGCGGGGTATGAGGCGCGGACGGTAAGTGGAAACGATGACGACGAGACGCAGGCGTCCCGCAAGCAGGCGGAGCAAGCTGCCTTGGGTCGCGACGTCGCCATCGCGGCCATCCTGACGCTGCCGGTGTTCGTGCTGGAGATGGGCTCGCACCTGATCCCGGCCGTCCATGAGCTCGTCATGACCACCATCGGCATGCGCGAAAGCTGGTACCTGCAGTTCGTTCTGACGACAGTGGTGCTGTTCTGGCCGGGCCTGCGGTTTTACCGGATCGGCCTGCCGGCGCTCATCAGGGGCGCCCCGGACATGAATTCGCTGGTCGCGGTCGGCACGCTGGCCGCCTGGACCTACTCGGTCGTCGCGACATTCGCGCCGCAGATTTTGCCCGCAGGAACGGTGAACGTCTACTTCGAGGCGGCTGCCGTCATTGTCACGCTGATCCTTCTCGGCCGCTATCTGGAGGCTCGGGCCAAGGGCAGGACCTCGGAAGCGATCAAGCGCCTTGTCGGTCTCCAGCCGAAGACGGCCCGCGTCCGCCGCGATGACAAGGTTGTCGAGGTGGCGCTTGGCGACGTCGTGACAGGCGACCTTGTCGATGTCCGACCCGGGGAGCGGATCGCCGTGGACGGCGAGGTCGTCGAGGGCGTGTCCTTCGTCGACGAAGCCATGATCACCGGAGAGCCGGTGCCGGTCGAGAAGCAGGCTGGCGCGACCGTGGTGGGTGGAACCGTCAACCAGACCGGCGCACTCACCTTCCGCGCAACCGCGGTCGGCGCCGACACCATGCTCGCGCAGATCATCCGTATGGTCGAGGAGGCTCAGGGCTCCAAGCTTCCCATCCAGGCGCTCGTTGATCGCGTGACGCTGTGGTTCGTGCCTGCCGTCATGGCGGCGGCCGCGCTCACTTTCCTTGTCTGGGCGATCTTCGGGCCGGAGCCTGCGACCACCTTCGCGCTCGTCAATGCCGTCGCCGTGCTGATCATCGCGTGCCCCTGCGCGATGGGACTCGCGACACCCACGTCGATCATGGTCGGAACCGGGCGCGGCGCGGAGATGGGCGTGCTGTTCCGCAAGGGCGAAGCGCTGCAGTCGCTCAAGGACGCCCGCGTCGTCGCGCTCGACAAGACCGGGACGCTAACCGAAGGCAAGCCCACCCTCACCGACCTTGAGACCACCGGCGGTCATGCCCGTAACGATGTTCTGGCACTGGTCGCCTCCGTCGAGGTGAAATCGGAGCATCCGATCGCGCGCGCCATCGTCGAAGCCGCCGAGGCAGACGGGCTGAAGCTGTCCGACTTGTCCCGGTTCGACAGCGTGACGGGCTATGGGGTCAGCGCTGATGTCGGCGGACGCCGCGTCGAGATCGGCGCCGATCGTTTCATGGAGAAGCTCGGGCTCGATGTCGGTGAATTCGCGACAATCGCCGCGCGACTGGCCGACGAGGGCAAGTCGCCGCTCTACGCCGCCGTCGACGGCGAGCTTGCCGCGATCATCGCCGTCGCCGATCCGATCAAGCCATCCACGCCGGAGGCCATCCGAGCCCTGCACGATCTCGGACTGAAGGTGGCGATGATTACTGGTGACAACCGGCGCACGGCGCAAGCCATCGCACGACAGCTCGGGATCGACGAGGTCGTGGCCGAGGTGCTGCCGGACGGCAAGGTGGAGGCCGTCAGGGCGCTGAAGCACCAACATGGTGGGCTTGCCTATGTCGGGGACGGCATCAACGACGCGCCCGCATTGGCCGAGGCGGATGTCGGCATTGCCATCGGCACCGGCACCGACATCGCCATCGAGGCCGCCGACGTGGTCCTGATGTCGGGCAGCCTCAAGGGCGTTCCGAATGCGATCGCGTTGTCAAAGGCGACGATCCGGAACATTCGGCAGAATCTGTTCTGGGCCTTCGCTTACAACACTGCGCTCATCCCGGTTGCAGCCGGGGCGCTCTATCCCGCCTTCGGGTGGCTCCTGTCGCCGGTCCTGGCGGCCGGTGCCATGGCGATGTCGAGTGTGTTCGTGTTGGGCAATGCGCTGAGACTGAAGCGCTTCCGGGCTCCGATGGCTGACGTCGGTCGATGA